GTCAAAATTAAACCGAAGGTAGCGACCAACTAAGGCGAGTACATTTTTATGAACATTTAATTATGGAATTAGATTCACACAGATTTGCTATCTTACAAGGTAGGCATGCTCATAATTCGACCGAATCAATTAGTTTAAACCAATCACTGTAAAGATGCTCAATTAAAGATTACATAAATATGCATATCCTAAATTTGTGGGTCCAGATAGTTGACAATATGGTGAAGTTGCCTTAAACTTTAATTTTAACAAGTAAAAAACATATTGCTTATTATTTCAACGTGAATTTTTAGTTTCCAGCGAACACCCACAAACAACAAAGAAGATGACCCTTTTAACGCGTTCAAACTTGTTCTAACATCAACTGCTGAGAGAAACGACAGCAGGGGAGGTGATGACAGAATTTATATCAATATGTCGTTGGTTCCCATTTTTATATCAAGTTTAACAAATAAGTTCAACACAGATTATAACAATGCTATCAAGCAACATACTGATAAGAGTAAGAAAGTAAAGCATACATCTCAATAGAGACCCaataaactaacaaataaataaataaataaccaaAATACAACCTACGGACTCGATACGCATACTTGGAATGTAGACCCCTTATTTCATTCGTCCAACTAGGGGTGAAGGAATGAAAAATAGGGTGTCAAATATTGAGCAATAAAATAGATTTATCGCTATTCGAGAAGCGAAACGACAAAATAAAGCTTCAGGTAGAGAGTAGCAGAGAAAACACCAACAAATTTTCAAAGCTCGACTCAATATTATGACTAATCTCAGGGAAAACAGCCAAGAATAAGTCTTGTACATCAATTTAACAGCAGCAACAACCCACCATCAATTAGATAAAAGCTTCCGTCACCGGAATATTACTCTATGGTAGAAGAAAAATGGGGAGAGATCATTATGGAGAGAGACGTTACCTTTCGAAGTGCAGCAAACAGGGACAGCAAGCCAACAACTAAGATTCTTCCACCACGAAGTTCAAACACTAGCAACAATAAGAAAATCTGGGCAGAATATTGAACCCCAAATACTGAAAAAAAACTAGTTACCTCATCTGCTTTAAAAGGTATTTAATGCCtatttttaactaattttctCAAGATGTTcttggtattttatttttttcatccaacccccccccccccccNCCCTCAAACAATGAACAGTAGGAAACTACTTATAGATGGGAAGCTTAGGGTTCAAAAAAAATGGGGGGAAACAAACGAAAATTCGGGATAAACAAGGGTCCATTCTAATTCAAAAATCCAAACTCTTTCACCAATTCGGGCAAACACCTTTTTTTGCGATTTCCCccccattccgaaagaggaaaggTAAAATCGACGCTTGGGATCAAAAACTTGTCCTTGGACGTCGACGTGGCTCCATCTCAAGACCACAAGGACTGATGCGCGGGCTGGTGGATGCTGTACGAACTATTAGCGAGGCAAAAGAGAAACGACGAAAAACTCGTACTTGGACGCCGTGTATCCGTTGCCATTGCCGCGTCTTCTGTGAACTCACGCTGTGTATTGCTGCTGTGGTGTTAACGTTCTGGAAAATTGGGTTCTTTGTGAAGGAGAAATGGATTTGGGCCGGGTTGGGGTGTATTAAAGTGGGCTGGGCGCTAGGACTAATGGAATGGGGTTGTTGTAGTTGTATTGTGTTTGGGATGGGAATATTGAATTAGAAAATGGGCTGTTGGGATTTAAATTGGAATGGGCCAGCTGGGTTTGGCCTAAAATGGTCTGAAAATTGAATTGAAGACAAGGTAAGGAATTGGTTAGAATTGTAATTAAGAAAAGGGTCAAAGAATTGAGAACTTGGCCCACTTAAGTTAAAACCTTAATCAAATTGAGATAATCAATTAATTCGGCTAGAACTTAAATgagacgaattaatataattaactaacgagctttttaattttaatgaaataaaataattaactcaatatactaatgactcaaaatataaactactaatttagacaaaattaatgaaaatactcactaaaattaaaatcttttttgtgatgattttcgaaatgtttataaaatatactaattatatacgaaattatataaaacatatatgttaatttaaaattataaaaaagtgacaaaactatttaaaataacttgcaaactataattattattatatatatatatatatatatatatattatatatatttttttttttattattattattttattatttttttaatttttttttaaaactttataaaactaattattttaaatcgtttgaaattgaagaagctcgaaatgattaacttatattgtggaggtacaaaattgggtgtcaacaggtctacaatcaaattgaaaattttgagctCAAATCGatttgttattattgaaaggggTTGAGAAAATACTACCACCATTGATGGTTAAAGCTTCAAGCTTTAAAGTGGGTctacaatcaaattgaaaatttCAAGCTCAAATCAATTTGTTATTATTAAATGGGGTTGGAAATATTcttgaaattgattttgatgaattgaaATAGATGATGTACAAAACACTCAATAATTTCGATTCCAACTATGCTAAATGAAGatgaaggttttttttttttgtcagcAAGCAATAAGCTAAGGTTTACgaatttaaataattcaaaagaCACATGAGTAGCACAACTTGCTGGAGATATTACATGTTGTAGTTGGGTGGAATGAGGAagataaaaaatttgaattgaaagtGAAGAAGATTATAGTATTAGTGAACAAgtcatcttctttttttgaaagatgagttcttgatttcATGGTGGATTGAGAAGAATAGAGGGATGATTTTTGATGAAAATGGAGAGTGAATTTTGGCACCATCCATTTTGGTTGTGGATCGGCGTAATGTGGggcaaatttttattttttttaaaattaaaaatattttcaaaaacaaacttttaatttttttaattttttttattttggggggggggggNGTAAGGGGAGGATAGGGTGGGTGGGTTTGGGCGGACTAAAcaaacttttaatatattttgtggAAGGGGTTGGGGTGGTAGGGGTAGTCCAAAGTTGGGAGGgttaaagaaaatagaaaatattagaatttgagtcatttttcataaagaaaattttaaattgttaattattatttttttggcttttggGGGTAGGGGtaataaattgattttcttaaaacaataattttttaaaattttattgagaTTGGAGGAAATTTTGGaatatgttttccttaattttttaaaggaaggacatttttcataaaattgaagaaaataagttgatttggaaaacatttaagacaaccaaacataagaaaattagaaaacattttccattcataccaaacacaccgtTAATACATCTGATTTTTGTTCCTTCGTTTAAGCAGAGGCGTATCCAGAATTTCCCCTAGATGGGTGCACGATTACGAAAAAatgtatcttaaatataaatttgatcgatttAACCTTTAGTTTGTAATATGAACcattaaagtttaaaaattataggtccaaaatataatactactagttttaaattttaatatacacatttgatttaattatataaaaatttacaatgctaaattttttaggaattctcaatgtaacacacttgaaatttttgaaagaataaagggaaaaaataaaagaaaaattagttgaaacaaTAAAAGTGTAACTGATCGATAATCACTTGGAAAAATGTTACTCAATgagacaagatagatataagatttaaatttctatctctcaCTTAGAGaagtgcacccaatcatcatcgcattattatatgatattttgaatATGGGTtgacacatctatatttaaatattttttaaaaaatataacactactatatataatctagagaggggaacatgggttcacgtgaacccacggcaccccctctagatacgcctctgcGTTTAAGTTGCTTCAAAGTTTGCATAAAAAAGCAGATACAACATTAGAGAATTTTATACTAGAAAACATAATACTCGTCATGGAacctactataccctaccagtaggtaaACCAACCTGTAACCCAGAACATCAAGTAATGAGCGTAAGGGCAGAAACTAGCGAAAACAATAGTCTAAACAAGGACAACAAGGCGGaaacaaaccaaaataaatatatatacaaaaatccctcccagaacctggaaatCACTAGTACAGAGTTATCTAATAAAGAGTATAAGTCCCAATAGTGGACCACACAAAGCGTGTCTCAAAAGCAACAAGACTAGTTAAGACAAAATAAGGAGGCTAAACAAACCCAAAACGCCAAGTGTTCACCCTCGTCTCCGAGTCACAGCTACAAAAGAAGGCTGGAACTAATCATCGCTGGTAACCGGTAttgggacctgcatcacgaaatagatgcagagtgtagcatgaataccaaaacaacaggtactcagtaggcatcacaggccgactgagcaaaaagggtaaaaacaataagaaagaatagaatctagacacagaaAGGTCAAAGCGGATatgaaaagaaagcacacgagTATACCAGAATtaaactaagtacaactaaactaaacttaactggaccccataagcccagaaggtacactcgtgcgcaagtttaaataaaacctgaacggacccccataagcccgacaggtACACAAAATAACTAAGTCtaatgagaaagaagaaaatcgggcTCCCAGCCCAAAGTAACCAAGATAATCCATCAAACTCCACCAAGCCAACAatgcactcccagcccagctagaaagagtgaccctagggggtacccaaccaaacagtccactcccagcccagctagaaagagggacccatgagtgaggtagatatcgcgaGTCGTCCTACTATGTAGTCAGCTCCCAGCCCATCTAGAAAGATCGACCCGGGGACACTCAGCTAGTAGCACACTCctagcccagctagaaagagaggcccggGGGCGATCGCCGATATCACTGAGTCTACCCAGCCAACGATacgctcccagcccagctagaaagaatgaccccgggggtgatggtatctcTAATAGGATCCAATCCAACAACAGCCACCATGGAACGCCGTCCACTCTAAGAAATCacagaaaaggctccaagcctatactatctcaatcccacAATTTTAGTGATGCACCAAACCTTCGAGAACGCGTCGGGACTAGAGGGAGTAGATACAGAAGTGCAGCAAGCAGCGATAATgcctaatctaaggctcaaactatcagactcaactctgctactccagtctacaaggagctaagtcattCGAACGACGTCGGCAGAaagtcaaggctatccagcctacacgggtcataagtctaaggcaatgctagcctaacctagactcaggacggctcagagtaggcaccaAAATTATGCGGATCGGAGGCGTCGATCTCACAAGAATTTGCATATTGTGTCTATTGACGATGTTTGGAGTTTAAAGGTGTATCGATGCCTATAATAGGTCGATAGAATACATGAATGATGGAGTCAAGACCTAGGTATGAATTGTGAAAGGAGACTCGAAGTACTTTCTAGTCTAGATGAAGTTGTATCAGGGATCAACGTTTAGCCTGTTTCTGTTTGCCTTGGTGATGGATGAATTGACGCATCATATTCAGGTGAGGTGTCATGGTATATGCTATTTGCAGATGACATTGTTTTGATTGAAGATACTCACCCACCTGACCCTCTAGATCTGCTTATAATCCCTTCATATATATGAGATAATTTATTCATTATAAATGGTAGGATaaataatctcaaaaataactaatatatcTCTAACCAAACACAAGATAAAATAATCGTACATTTTAttctaatattatatattataccttATCTCTCATACCAAACGATCGTAGGTTAGATTAGTTCTTCTCTGTGATTCATTTTAATAGGGTATAGTTTCTTGCTATAGAAATAGTAGCTGCTCTTTTCTCTCTTCATATTATAAATGTAGACTTGAATTGGATCCATCTCCATACGATTCATGTCACCCTCTATACTCTAGTATATGATTTGATAATtataccttcttttttttttggtttccaaCTCGGTGTCCGtagcccacattggagctccgactaaatgatcgcgctctgcagggcccattcaggggtggcgctcccaacatgattttctccatacccagggctcaaacccgagacctcaggttaagggtgaagcacttcaccagtgcaccacaacccatgttggttgATAATTATACCTTACTTCGTTGTAATTGAATTTACTTTGTCTTTATTTAAGATCCGCCACACCCTAATTACATAtctaaagaaatatatatatatacatatatatatatatatatatatatatatatgcgcaTTTAGAGATTGCAAAATTAGAATCCGCTCAATCCATCCCATTTTTTAGCTTATTCAAACCTATTTCAGTCCATAAAAAATTGGACGAATATGTTACTCAAATTGTCTTATGAAAAATCTTgttaaaatatgaatatgttTGTATTAACCggaataaatgaaaataaaatattatcaagtactatttttcccctttttatatatataaaagaaacaactataacaattaaactttggtaaatttagtttaagttatgatttatattttagtCCGATTTAATTTGAtctattcaaatttaattcagtCAGTCTATTAATTTGCACCTCAGTATGCATCATTGTTAAGGTATTATTAAGAgcaaaaagttgtttaaaacttGCAAACGGCTTGTTAAGTTTGGtattttcactttatttaagtacggaaaagacttttttttttattccttcaTAGTATAAGGTATGAAGCAGAAGTTTTAGCTAAGCTAACTTTATCTCTAGGAAAAGAAGATACTTAAACCTTACCCAACAATTAAAGCCAAGAACCCACACACTTCCTCCTCATAACACACCttctaaaatacccttcacacATCTACTActctagaaaaaataaaaaccttTGAGTACTCCTCCTAATGTTGTCACTCTGTCACCACTCTCAACCACCACCACCTACTGACCACGCATGTCGGTCTTCGTAAAATCTAAAAGACCTACTCATCAATCAAGCTAAGGACGAAAGTCGGCCTTAGTAATCTGAAGGTGTTAAGTGAAATTATTTGACTCATATTCATCAAGCACGAACAAAAGTCAACCTTAGTGATCTGATAGTGCTGAGTGGAGAATTTCAAGATATTCTACTCATACCAATGCCAAAGCCGGTTTTAGGCCCAGAACGGCGCACCAATCCACTAATTTGGTGTGCAGCTATAATCTGCACACTCTTGACCATAGCCGTGATCATCACAGGTATGGTCGTATTCATTGGGTACATGGTGATCCGACCCAAAGTACCACAAATGAGTGTAGTAAGTGCACATTTAGACAAATTTTCATATGACATGGCAAGTGTCCTAGTAGTCAAAGTCTCAATTGTAATCAAGGCTGAAAATGACAATTCAAAAGCCCACGCTAATTTCTACGAAACAAGTTACACACTTAGTTTCCATGGTGTTAAAATCGCGTATTTAAACGCTGATCCTTTTGATGTACCTTCAAATAAGTCGATTGACTTGTATTATCCTGTTGAGTCATCGCCAATTCCGTTGAAACCTGAAGATGGAGAAATTGCTGAATTATTTTTGAGAAGGGGACAAGTTGTTTTTGATATAAGAGGAAATACAAGAACTAGGTGGAGAGTAGGGATTCTTGGTTCTGTTAAATTTTGGTTGCACTTAAATTGTCAACTTAAGTTTCCTTTGAATGGAACTACAATTTATCCAAAATGCAGCACAAAATCCAGATGATCATTTGATTGGGAGTTCAACAACTTAggtattttttgttgtttaataatTAGTAATCATCACTTAATTATCttgttattttgattgatttttgttttttttggatGTAATTAGATTCTTGAAAGAAGTAATCATCAATATTCTACCTTTGAGAACATAATACAATATgctatatttaattttctagcTACTTTAATTATGATGGAATATGAATTAGAATATATGTATTTAAggattattttaaattgaaatatgtatttatcgaattaatctattattttaataacatatttgaaatttgaaatggaaggagtactttttttttcttctcaaatagCAACCAAAATCATGTCCAGACCTACTTAGTATTTATGTATTTCTTCTGGAAAAAAGGTTTAACATTATACTTCCTCTAATTTGTAGTATCCGGCTTCTAAgaactttttgttttgttttttcatccGATATTCTATATCTGTATTGAAAGAAATTTTTCATACTCAGCTTCTAAGAATTATACACACTTAATAGCCAATatcaatgaaatatttatttaaaatgtcattcTTCCTTATTTAATAAACTTTactaattattgaaaaaaaaaaattaaaatctcttGGTCATTTACAAAATGAACTGAGCTCATGTGTAAAAATAAAGTGACTATGGTCTtacatttgaaaattgaaaatcaacTTTTTCATATTCCAACGAACGACAAAAGGTGAAAAGAAAGATCCCATCTTAatgaagaagtaaaagagaacaATTTGAAATTTGCTATGTAATTGGCACCTTTTtaagagtaattttttttatatatatatttatatataatatgtaacaCTAGGGAAAAAGTAATAGTAAAAAGCCATTGTGCGGAAGCTTTCTGCCTACTTTGTCCACAAGCAACCAAAAGTGAGCTAATTAGTGGCCCATACATGCAATTTTTTGCTCCCGTCTTAACCATTAAGTAATCTAATATTtcctccgttccattttatataatataatttagcttgatataaaaaaaattaaaaaataattaagactCGTGATCTCAAATGATTGACAAATATCTTGTAGTTATACATCATTTTATTAACATTTCTTttgtaaattataattttatcaagcaatttaaatatatttagtgtTTTAAAATGCGTTTATactttatattactttattCGTGTGacctattttatttaataagaaaaatgGCAATTCACTTTCCACCAAAAAAGCAAAaggaaggaaaaggaaaggagaaaaaaaatgaaggagggaattaaattgaaaatttttaaaagtattaaaaaagtATATAGTTTTACAAGTTACAATCCAATTTACTAATTCCCCACTCACCTTTTATTAATTCCCCACTCACCTTTTATTAACTACACTTaggtataaaataattttcttggaGAGTAGTCTATTTCTCTACCTTTCTTTTTTCGTGTCTATTTTTCGACCATGgaaaaaaagtttctttttcCTACGTTTTCATCACTCATGCTTTATCCCTCACATTTTCactgaaaaagaaagataacataaacaaattaattttaaacttttcatattatatttaaaaaaattatctagtCACATAAACATTTTGGGTCATAAGTTTCAGAAGATAATATTACTTTAAGGGCTTGTTCGTTatgagaaataagaaataattaattttagtatATAAAATTAAGGGATAACTTAATTTCGAAATTATTTATCTCTAGATGCAGTGctattttcatttcaaattaaaaatgaaataacaatCCTAAGATAATTAATCTCAAATTTACTTATTCTCCAATCAAAGGAGCCATAGCTTTGGCCCATTTTCATCCTTGTCAAGTTATGTAgacactaaggggtcgtttggtaggaaGTACTGGGAGAAATAGTCtatgtattatgtatggtattaagtagtactatgtttggtagaaTTTTTGGGCCTAAGTATAattaatccatggattagttatacaccctacatggtattattggatgtattactaataccttccatttggtggtattagtaatacattggATTTAATACCATGAGATTATCTAtggaaagacaaaaatatccctaaaatcatactatttattttcttgattttatattttatatttgtactagtaaatttatttaataaattagtttacaaattttattatttagagagagttgtttgttgataaataaatgcaatacatattaatataatatttaaaatatgagttgtttaacatttactaattgaaaaggcgaatatatcaccacatgatgtttgtgatcttaattgaatatattatttgttgatttttttttttttaaatcaaatttttgtGGCCTGTTGGCCTTTTTATTTAACTTTCAGAAACCAACATTCTGTACAAGGACTTTGGCCCAAATAAAAATaccaaaacaacaaaattaatcTAGAATATCCGACCCACCAAATATCTAGGGCATTTCCACGTTTGGAAAGTGAATGGACAACAGCCATATCCTCCGTCGCCTTGTCTGAATTATCGCCTCCC
This genomic stretch from Solanum stenotomum isolate F172 chromosome 10, ASM1918654v1, whole genome shotgun sequence harbors:
- the LOC125841252 gene encoding NDR1/HIN1-like protein 12 is translated as MPKPVLGPERRTNPLIWCAAIICTLLTIAVIITGMVVFIGYMVIRPKVPQMSVVSAHLDKFSYDMASVLVVKVSIVIKAENDNSKAHANFYETSYTLSFHGVKIAYLNADPFDVPSNKSIDLYYPVESSPIPLKPEDGEIAELFLRRGQVVFDIRGNTRTRWRVGILGSVKFWLHLNCQLKFPLNGTTIYPKCSTKSR